Proteins co-encoded in one Cytophaga hutchinsonii ATCC 33406 genomic window:
- a CDS encoding ATP-dependent serine protease, protein MITIHNYIESIEQIGISNLPVLLKNFHNDLKEGTNDFTDWSVLEDGDIKESTELYFKELSKLLAVNKKAVKAEPKAKPAAPVKNKVSSIKSDKYFVGQNITLKTTGEKAVINKIFTIKSGNFIPGQGVQAPKVEYSFTINTKDSIKTVNEDEISIDVAPTQTKNTQASSDANQVENTSEDVKFIKSFVAFNNKQKTHAQIRSLLLRLQKAITHRLINKDSTYASEIGIVQDRLIKLAKATETSGGADIKLDNSLLSKLTAIAGGEIVYASIAYLKRYIGMQSKEIEKTKAESFVRQAEKAISSAKVEPTDPYLDRLKVAIKTVKNYITGKDKIVSISKTELNGLMGIVDGCGCGLAGTDDSPSEIMSSMDFVNLKFDTIGFKGKWLDLIGDPSPGFSAMIYGKPKFGKSYLCMDFAGYLAKNHGKVLYVASEEDLFITLQNKVREKGVADPNLFLTGTMPKDLSAYNFIFLDSVSKLGLSPEGLTALEKQYPLISFIYVFHVRKDGNFKGRNDFQHDVDIVIEVPEKGHAVQYGRFNQGGEMDIFEYDEAA, encoded by the coding sequence ATGATTACGATCCATAACTATATAGAAAGCATTGAGCAAATCGGCATTAGTAATCTTCCAGTACTTTTAAAGAATTTCCATAATGATTTAAAGGAAGGCACAAATGACTTTACAGACTGGAGCGTTTTAGAAGATGGCGATATTAAGGAAAGTACAGAGCTTTATTTTAAGGAGCTTTCAAAGCTGCTTGCAGTAAATAAAAAAGCTGTCAAGGCCGAGCCCAAAGCCAAGCCTGCAGCTCCTGTAAAAAACAAAGTCTCATCTATTAAGTCAGATAAATATTTTGTAGGTCAAAACATCACATTAAAAACAACGGGTGAAAAGGCCGTAATCAATAAAATATTTACGATCAAATCCGGAAATTTTATTCCTGGTCAAGGAGTACAAGCTCCTAAGGTTGAATACTCATTTACAATCAATACAAAAGATTCCATCAAAACAGTAAATGAAGATGAAATTTCTATTGACGTTGCTCCTACTCAAACTAAAAACACACAAGCCAGCAGCGATGCAAATCAAGTAGAAAATACAAGTGAAGATGTAAAATTCATTAAAAGCTTTGTCGCTTTCAATAACAAACAGAAAACACATGCTCAAATCAGAAGCCTATTATTAAGACTGCAAAAAGCAATTACACATAGGCTCATTAATAAAGATTCAACCTATGCTTCTGAAATTGGTATTGTGCAAGACAGGCTTATAAAGCTAGCAAAAGCAACAGAAACCAGCGGAGGAGCAGACATTAAATTGGATAATAGTTTGCTGAGTAAACTCACTGCTATCGCTGGAGGTGAAATCGTTTACGCCTCCATTGCTTATCTGAAACGATACATCGGCATGCAGTCAAAAGAGATTGAAAAGACCAAGGCAGAAAGTTTTGTAAGACAGGCAGAGAAAGCAATCAGCAGCGCAAAAGTTGAACCGACCGATCCATATCTTGACAGACTCAAAGTAGCAATTAAGACGGTAAAGAATTACATCACTGGTAAAGATAAGATCGTCAGTATTTCTAAAACTGAGTTAAACGGTTTGATGGGTATTGTTGATGGATGTGGATGTGGTCTAGCTGGGACAGACGATAGCCCAAGTGAGATCATGAGCAGCATGGACTTTGTAAATCTAAAATTTGATACCATCGGCTTTAAAGGCAAATGGCTTGATCTGATTGGTGATCCTTCTCCAGGATTTTCAGCGATGATCTATGGAAAGCCTAAGTTTGGTAAGTCGTATCTGTGTATGGACTTTGCCGGATACTTAGCAAAGAATCATGGGAAAGTGTTGTATGTAGCAAGTGAAGAGGATCTATTTATTACCCTTCAAAATAAGGTACGAGAAAAAGGCGTAGCAGATCCGAACCTGTTCTTAACAGGCACTATGCCCAAAGATCTTTCAGCTTACAATTTCATATTCCTGGATAGCGTGAGCAAGCTTGGTTTGTCACCGGAAGGTCTGACAGCTCTTGAAAAACAATATCCGCTTATTTCTTTCATCTATGTATTCCATGTCCGTAAAGACGGGAACTTCAAAGGAAGAAATGATTTTCAACACGACGTAGATATTGTTATTGAAGTACCGGAGAAAGGTCATGCTGTTCAATACGGCAGGTTTAACCAGGGCGGAGAAATGGACATCTTCGAATATGATGAAGCAGCTTAA